The genomic segment TGGACCTCACCTATTTTATCCATcgataatttcaagtattatcTTATCTTTGTTGATCATTTCACCCGATACACATGGTTCTATCCTCTCAAACAGAAGTCTCAAGTCAAAGAAACTTTTGTTCACTTCAAAAGCTTAGTGGAGAAACACTTCGGCAAGCCTATCAAAAATTTGTACTCCGACAACGGCGGAGAGTACATTGCTCTACGGTCTATCCTCTCCTCACATGGGATCGCGCATTTCACCTCTCCACCTCACACTCCAGAACACAACGGCATGGCTGAGCGCAAGCACCGTCACATTGTTGAGACAGGCTTAACTCTACTCCACCAGGCTCGCCTACCGACAACATACTGGACATATGCATTTGCAGCTGCGGTGTATCTCATTAACCGACTTCCGACACCGATCATCGAGAACCAATCGCCCTACATGAAGCTCTTTGACACACAACCAAATTATCTCAAGCTTCGGGTGTTTGGGTGTCTGTGTTTTCCATGGCTCCGACCTTATGCTCAACACAAACTCGACGACCGGTCTCTACCTTGCATCTTCCTCGGTTACTCAGTGACGCAAAGTGCGTACCTGTGTCTCCATCAACAGACCGGCCGAATATACACCTCTCGGCACGTTCAGTTCATTGAGACTACGTTCCCATACATGGCTTCCCCACCAGTGAGAAGAGATAACGATGAGAACCAACCACCAAGCTTTGCTCCTCCGACGCTTGTTCCGATCGCGCCACTCGTGCACTCTGTCGCGCCTACGCCCCCGTGTCCGGATCCTCACCACCAGGAACCACCAGGAAATAATACAACAGGTACTGTTATTGGTTCTGTGCAGGTACATGAAGAGAGATCTCCTCCACCCACAGCCCCCGCTCCGCAACCACAAACTCTTCCCACTCCACAACCACAAACTCTTCCCTCTCCACATCCGCAAACTCTTCCCTCTACTTCCACTACCCAACCTGCACCCGCACCTGAACCTATCCCATTGCCCTCACCACCTATACCTACAGTCTTACCACCTCCTCCCACAGCAAACGCCCATCCTATGCAAACCCGAGCTAAGAACAAAATCACCAAACCAGCCCAAAAGCTTACTCTTTTAGCCGTAAACCAAGCCAAGAACCCTCTTATACCCACCACTGTGGCCCAAGCTATGCGAGATCCAAACTGGAGACATTCTATGGGAGATGAGTACAATGCTCAAGTTCGGAATCAAACGTTTGAACTGGTTCCGCCGGCGCCAAATCAGCATGTCATACCCACTAAGTGGATTCATACGATTAAATATCTTGCTAATGGTTCCATTGATAGGTACAAGTCGAGATGGGTGGCTCGCGGATACAACCAAGAGTATGGCATCGACTATGCGGAGACGTTCAGTCCGGTTGTCAAAACCCTCACGATTCGTCTCGTACTTCAACTTGCCGTCACTCGCGCCTGGCCTATAAAACAGCTGGACGTCAACAACGCTTTTCTTCAAGGAACACTAATGGATGAAGTCTATGTTTCTCAGCCTCCCGGTTTCGTAGATACTGATAGACCACACTATGTGTGTCGCCTCAAGAAGGCACTCTATGGACTCAAACAAGCACCACGGGCTTGGTATCAGGAACTACGAAACTTCTTACTCCAGACGGGCTGTATTAATTCGGTTGCAGATACGTCTGTCTTTGTTTACATCAAGGGAGCTCACATCGTATACATCTTGGTCTATGTCGAcgatataatcatcactggaAGCAGCAGCCTGATCGTTGATGGCGTGATACATGTTCTTGCCACTAGGTTCTCGCTAAAAGAACCCACGGATCTTCATTATTTTCTGGGTGTTGAAGCTACAAGAACTTCTGCTGGTCTGCATCTTATGCAACGCAAGTACATCATAGATCTCTTAACTAAGACGAAGATGTTGGACGCCAAACCTGTCCTCACACCTATGTCCGTTTCGCCGAAACTGACGCTCAAGTCGGGCACGGTTATGTCTGATCCGAGTGAGTTTCGTATGCTAGTAGGGAGCCTCCAGTATCTCTCTATTACGCGACCTGATATCGCCTACGGCGTCAACCGTCTCTCCCAATTCATGCATCAACCCACCGATGAGCACTGGCAAGCCGCGAAACGTGTACTCCGATATCTTGCTGGCACTCTTTCCCATGGTATCATGCTTCGCCGCGACACGCCACTGTCTCTCCATGCGTACTCCGATGCGGACTGGGCGGGAGATACAGATGATTACATCTCCACTAATGCTTTCATCCTCTTCCTTGGTGCAACACCAATAGCGTGGTCGTCTAAGAAACAAACCGGTGTTGCTAGATCTTCGACAGAGGCTGAATATCGAGCCGTTGCAAATACTGCTGCAGAGATGAAGTGGGTTTGTTCGCTCCTCACTGAACTTGGGGTCTCGCTCTCGCATCCGCCAGTTGTCTTCTGCGATAATGTAGGAGCTACGTATCTTAGTGCGAACCCAGTCTTCCACTCCCGTATGAAGCATCTGGCGTTAGATTTTCACTTTGTCCGCGAAAATGTTCAGTCTGGTGCCTTGCGGGTTACTCATGTTTCAACTAGAGATCAACTTGCGGACGCTCTCACCAAACCTCTCTCTCGGACGCGATTCATAGAACTGATGAACAAGATTGGAGTTGTTTCACTacctccatcttgagggggcgTATAGAGTATGTATGTATAAAGGGCAGTATAGTAAAACATCTAGACCTAGTATTCTACTTGTATTCAGTATATATACGTGTATTGCacatactaataatattatccAATTCCATAAACCTACATTTTAAACCACCACCGACCGATCACATCACTAGCTATATGTATAAGGTTTATTTCATTAAATGACACGAACATAAATGCATGAATCCAGAAAAAGCAAATAGACCATTCGCTTACAGATGTACAATATTGATTTTCATCTAATTCAAGACGTTTAGAGGAAATACTTTAGCTGGTTTCTGACTTTCAGTACACATTTGAGTGTGTATCTAGCTATACTTGGGAAAATTTTATACGTACGTCCTGAAGATTCACGCAGTGGATATAGGGAGATGCATGGATGAAAAGTTAATCAACATCAATACTAGGAAActgtaaataatatataaaggtTATTATTTTCTTGGTTAGACCATGAAATGAACACGTTAGTAATAGTTGAGTATGTTACTAATAGTCAGGGTTTTATAATAAACAGGTGCAGGCATGGATATTTCCACGTGGTGAACAATGATTATACTCACTGGGAAATGTATGCCATCGGTGGAAGCGCTTCTCCGACGATATACAGCCAAGGCAATAGGTTCTTGCTCCTAATACCCGGTTTAATAAAGAGGTACATTGTTGtgaaatattcataatatatatttttaagaaataatcaTAATAtacactaatatatatatatatatatatatatatatatatatatatatatgtattattagtTAAGTAGATGTAACATGTGGCATTTAACCCCAGTATTTAGTTTAGCCAGGTTTGTAGTTTTGTATAGTATGGATGTTGGACGACTAAAATTAAACAGTGacatatatgaaaatacatatattcacatgttttttttttaacaataggTTACAAAACATGAAGATGCACCCGAAAGCAAATGGAGAAATTGGAATTGGAGATCGGAAGGGGATATGTTGTTGAACGGAGCATATTTCCGGCAATCCGGTGCTGGAGCTTCATCGACTTATGCAAGAGCTTCTAGTCTAAGTGCGAGGCCATCATCGCTTGTGGGTTCCATCACGACGGCAGCAGGAACACTAAGTTGTCGGCGAGGTCGTCGCTGTTGATTGATCAGTATAACAATGCTAATGAAATCGTTAAgagaaaataatagtatactATTATAATATCAATGTTTATGCAGTGGTTCGTATGTTCGAATGAATGGTAAAagacttctttttgttttatgtttttcatagtaATGTTACAAGTGTAATGCGTCTGCTATGTCTCTGGACATTTGGAGAGATgatttctaaatttatattaatatatagtttgtgtttgttttgttaACAAAGAAGTTGATCTAAGCATATATTTCTTCAGATCGAGATCGTGATATgttaatttggtttaatttatttttttctgtctttGATCTTCCCAAGCCCCAACCTTTTCTTTAGTTGCCTATGTGGGATACCAGTCGAGCCATCGactcaaaataaaaactaattttaattttagtttactaCCTCAAAAATCTGGGCAATTTTTAATTAGTGATTGCAGTAATTATTAGTAACAAACTTGGCATGTTAAGAGATCGAATTGTCTTTAGTGATTCGAGGAAGAAAGTTCGGTGATCAATTTATCATGGATAACGGGGTAAAGTCATGCCCAGAAATGTCATTGATATTTTGAGTTGACAATAAAAAAATCCACTAACGCTATAAAAAGTTGTCGGCCACTCGTGAATGGGCACGCTATTTACGTCCAGTTTTCTAGACAGGACACATTTTCGGGGCTATCTATGATCTTTGATCATCGCCATAATGCATGGGTGCATAACTAGCTAGCTAGTAGTATGGCTAATCGTAACATAATAACCACAGGATTGAGCTTGATACTTTTTTGTCCTCTTTATGATCCTGATAATTGATGTACATAATCTTGGGTAACCTGTATTCCACGCGCAtacttaacttttttttgttcttgaaaTCAATGTAACAAATGTCATTATGCAGACAGAACAAAGTTTACTTTTGCCATAGATtccaaaaatcataaaagtatCACATGAGTAGTCAAAAGGACATCATTTGGTCTCCTGCAGtgtgttcaaaagaaaaataagccGGCTCCTCCCACCGCAGCAACGGCAACGGTTGAAAAAGATACAGAGGCGGGCTGGATGGCGAGGCATTGACATCCGATTCTGGTTGTGCAAGAGAGTCATCTTTCTCTCCGGTGGGGCTAATATTGGGCATGTAATCATCCACCACCTGGACGCCGCCCGGTGCAAGTTCTAAAGGGATTTCGTAATCGGGGTTATCTTGAGACGGACCAAGGCTATCTATCAAGCTCTTCGTAGCGTTGTCTGCTGCTTTCTTGGTGTCGTCAACAACAGGTTGAAGTTTTTCAGCTTCAGCTGCTAATGTTGCGTTAACGATGGTTAGAATTACGAGAATGAAGACTAAGAAAAACCGGCTTGCCAtggtatatgtatatatgtgtgttgATGATTATGATCCCCTGGTCTCTTTTGTTGAATGTTTGGGGTATATTTTCTAATTGTATTTACAATGTTCTGTGAGGTTTACAGAGCAGATGATTGATTAAACTTTCAAGGACAATTGAAGGGAAATGGGAATGGAGATTTGGAATTTAAACTTGTAAGGGAGATGGACGTATTAGATTAAGTGTTTTATTAGGTTAGTTTGCTATTTAGGGGGTTAAGGTGTTTGTGTTGTTTTTACCCATATTTGAGTACCTGAGCTATTCTCCttttctctataaataagaaaatatggttttacatatttatagcaTATTGTTAGGGTATTCTAACTAGCTATTTGTCTTCAAATGCATGTATCTGATAACTGAAGACAATCTATTCATCAGAAGCtaattatttgtaattaatctatattttacctttttgtgTAAAATtacattctcttttttttttgttttatggtaATGTAtagtttagagaaaaaaattggTCAGGCGGTAATGTATAGTTCTAACATGGAGTTTTCCTTGCTaagttttatttgaattttcCTGTATATTGTTTGTCATTGATCTTCAGCAATCGCTGTCAGTACTAGAACATGTACTAGCCAATTGGAAAATGGACGTAAATTACCAGTATAGTAGACCCTTTAACCATAAGAATTTATGGTCGTTATAACGACTAAAGATCTTATGATcaaattaatcataaattaaCACAAGCTAAACATTTATTACAAACATCAAATCCCTAACCTTCCTAATATGCAcgaattctttttttctttttgaatgaattttaaattatattcatcAAAAGTCCTTTTTAATGAATTCAAATGAACCTGAGTGCAAACCTTTTTTAAGGAAgcgaaaaaaagaaaaacgaaacGAGCCTTTTAAGTGTAATATGAAACACAAGAGTAACATTTGATCATATGCAGAAGAACCATGCAACTGCGGCGAGAACAGATCCGGAGATAGAGATCCCTAGCAATGATGAGGCTCTTCCCGTGGGAGCTGAAGCTTCAGGGCCCTCGCTAGGGCTTCCTTCGTCAGGAGACATGTTTGGAGTCGGAGCTGGTGGAGACGAGGGGGAGGGTGAGTCGGACGAGCTGGAAGGACCTTCAGACGAGCTGGTAGGACCTTCAGACGAGCTGGTAGGACCTCCGGAGCTTGAGTCGGGGCTTGGAGACGGAGTTTTGGCTGACGAAGATGTCGGGGACTTTGCGGGGGCGCCACCACCTGAGGATGGGGAAGCGCTTGGAGTAGAGGTAGTGTTCTTCTTGGCTGCGGTGGGAGCAGAAGCCGTAGGCGGCGAGGTTGGGGCGGAGGCGGTTGGTTTTGGGACCCTGCGGCTGCTTGTTTTGAGGACCCTGCGGCTGCTTGTTTTGGGGATGCTGCAGCGGCGGGAGAAGGAGTGGGTGAGCTTTTGTTGCCGTTGGCTTTAGGAGCTCCGGCTGGAGTTGGAGGATCAGCGGCGAAGACGGCGTTAATGGCCAGCACGGCAACGGCCAGAGATAGAAGCGTAAAGGTCCTTGTCATCTTTATGTGAATGTTGAGATTTTCTTTTAAGTGCggtaattaattattaattatttgtttttgtgtCACTCAATTTTGAGT from the Raphanus sativus cultivar WK10039 unplaced genomic scaffold, ASM80110v3 Scaffold1790, whole genome shotgun sequence genome contains:
- the LOC130504767 gene encoding classical arabinogalactan protein 6-like, whose product is MTRTFTLLSLAVAVLAINAVFAADPPTPAGAPKANGNKSSPTPSPAAAASPKKPTASAPTSPPTASAPTAAKKNTTSTPSASPSSGGGAPAKSPTSSSAKTPSPSPDSSSGGPTSSSEGPTSSSEGPSSSSDSPSPSSPPAPTPNMSPDEGSPSEGPEASAPTGRASSLLGISISGSVLAAVAWFFCI
- the LOC108807947 gene encoding uncharacterized protein LOC108807947, translated to MASRFFLVFILVILTIVNATLAAEAEKLQPVVDDTKKAADNATKSLIDSLGPSQDNPDYEIPLELAPGGVQVVDDYMPNISPTGEKDDSLAQPESDVNASPSSPPLYLFQPLPLLRWEEPAYFSFEHTAGDQMMSF